TTTATGTAAAGTAGGCTGGTCCAGTCTACTTTTACGGATCAAATGGAGACAATTCCTAAAAACTCTAATCATTTAAGAGAGCGAGAAAAGTTTCACTCCAACATTTAACTAATAATGTAAATGTGGACTTATATTAAGAATCTCATCTTTTATGACAGAATTATCGAGAGCactttaatatttaagaaactaaattaaatatttcattgcCGTTTGACTGCCGTATTATACAACAGTTATACACAACAACACATAATAAGATACTGCACATTTTACcataactatttattatttaaaaattgcaAAACTATATAATTACATTATTGCATTGGAAGCACCGAGGTAAAACTGAGTTAGTAATAATAGTAATGGATCAGTGTAATTCACTATACATCTATTTACCCTAACTAAGCAAAGCGGAAACTCTTCCATCGGCGTCTCACATGGTTGTTTCTGTTGCTGGCTTTAAAAAGTTATGATATTCCAGCTGAGTCATCTCCCCTCCATGTACTGGATCAAATTGGCATCTATAGAAGCTGCATAAAACCAAATCAACTGCAATTCATTAAAACATCATACATATGCGTCCATCTTCTGCTGGGATACGAAAAGTTCCAATAAACAAGCATTTTAGATACAAAGCATAACTATTGGTAAATGAAACACCTGAAGACCAGGTGATTCAGCTATCTTCATAATTGAATTagagttaaattaaatttggcCGCCATTAGCTTTCATCCTATCTTAGTAATGACAAACTAAAAGTTCTCTAATTCAAAACAATGTTATTTCTTCACAACATCAACTCGGTACTTCAGAGTCCGGAACTCTACTGAATAACATGATTAAGTTACAGGGCAGAATCTGCCACGTCTAAGATAAACAGAATAGCTATCAACAGGGGAACAGTATTGtcatttttcaaaatcataCCTTCCATCAATGCCAAGAATTATGACTGTATTCTTTTCGTGACCAAATGCAACTATGTAGTGAGAGCCCTCTTGTAAGCGAAACTGAGCAACCGACCACTCAGAATTGAAATACTTGGGTAACACTCCTGCAAGTGCAAAGTAAGACAAATCAACAAGGCAAGTGGAATTGATCAACACACTCTAGCCgacataataaattatataaaaattctgaaaCCACAACACACTTCATAGACAGTGTTCGgtctaaataaatattatgaaaatgaagaattttAACAAATTTGGTGACAGGCAGGTAGCCCAGCTATACGGATGAACAACTGCTGAAACTACAATTACAAcgaaaatattttaatggttAAACAGATCATGGCACCACATGCCACACGGGTAGTACTTTTGACGtgacaattaaaataaaacatcctTGATCCCAAAAACAGTGTTAATGTGTTCTGAAAATTAACATTGAAAATAGGGTGAAAATGGATCACCAGGGGAAACATTGCCTTACCTTAGAAAGAAAAGCAGGGAGTGTCATTTTATAATATTCCATTCACGACAGGTGTAAACAAATTACCCCAATTCTAAAAGCCACCTTTGCTAACCAGACTAGAAATTGAATGGCAAATGTACCAGCCCTTAAGTATAGGTTTCTGGGGCAGGTTGAGGGGACAGGAACTTTTGAAGCCAAAATTCAACTATATAAGGATTAAATATTGTCTtaataagtttaaaaactatttttgcTTTGGATCCAACTTTTCAGAGTCCCAAAAAATTTAGAGAAGTATTCCTAAATGGATTAGTAAAAATCACTTATATTAGCAAAATCTGATATTCAACatgttattatttgaattttacatTAAAGATTTGATATTCAACATGTGATATGATTTGATAGGGAAATATCTTatcaaatattttctattattaaatattgattttgcTCCTTATTATTGTAAGCAATCCTTTCAATagaacatttatataaaattaatgcCCCACCAATTTCATgtaaatatagttatttttcttttaccatTATTACAAATGTTCACTggaattaatttatttcttaaacattttcggtaaattttacttaaatattcaAGCATTACATAAATGAAATCAATTTCACCACAGCACTAGAAAAGCAAGCATACAAGCAATCATGAGGCTCTATCATCCATTAATATCTTCTTGTTTGAAAAACACAACCATAATCAATGTTACCAATTCAACCGTCACCCGCACAACAAAATGGGATTACccataaaaaaggtaaaaatcattttagaaggaaaataataatttcacaaGTACAACATATAagatataaaatgaaaagaaatactCTCGTAAAAGAATTCACCTTTAAATTTGATGAAGGAGCGAGATGAGTTAGAAGGGGTAATGGCAGTATCTGAATTGGATGGATTTTGAGGTTTTTCTTCCTCGGAGATGCTAGAATTAACCTTAAGGCTGAATACATGGACAGTACCCTTGTCACTTGAGACTGCTAGCCACCGTGCAGTAGAAGAGAATGCCAAACTATAGATCTCAGCAACATTTGCACCCCTTCTCACCTAAATGTGACACCCAAAAAATTTATAAGAGAACCACAAATTATTTGAAGTTATCACATAGTACACTAAAGCATGAAAGCAgagaaaataaactaatatagACATTTACTACCTAACCTTATAACTTTACCAACCCAtgcaaaaaaatatgaattacaaaGTAACCCAATTCCCAAACTAAACGCAGACGTTATAATATCCCGATTTAATCACTCACTTGATTCTATACCAGCATATTCTATGGAAATTACTCGTTGTAGGGACCACAGTAGGGCTCGTTCATTAAGTGAAGAGGTTAAATCATAAAGATTGTACAGGTTGAAAGATCGAACGagtaatgaaaacaaaaacaattgaGAGGAGAAAACcaacaaaacacaacatacTTCCTGAAGAAGTGTGCCCTGAACCGTGTCGAAAATTCGAATCAGCGTGCCCTTTGAGCTGGCGGTGGCAATTAACTGCCCATCAAGTGTGAGAGCGAAACAAGTAATTCTGGAGTCATGCGCAGATATGAACTTTGTCTTCTTTTGCGAATAGTGCTCAACGCGAATCTGACCCTTCTGCAATCCAAGGCATGCGAGAACGAACGAATCAGACAGTTGCGAAACCGCGCAGAGACCCTTAGGGTTGGGATAGGTCTCAATCTGGTGCAAGAGATTGAGGTCCTGGAAGTTGTAGACCAAAATCCTCTGCTCGACAGCGACGATAATCCGATCGCGGCGGAGCCGGACGCTGCGAACCGCGGCACGGGGGGATAAATCACCGATGCAGCAGCCCTCATGGTCGTCCCAGATCATGACCTTGTTGGGCGGGTAATGGGGATTGGGTCCGCCGCCGACGAGGGCGATTATGTTGCAGCGGAAGAGCATCGCGACGTGACCGATTCCGCCGCCGTCAAACTCGCGGCGGAATTGCTCGCTGAAGGGGTTGCAATTGTAGATGCGGAAACCGTTGTCAGTGGCGGCAGAGAAGCAAGCCTGGTCCTGGTTGAAGGCGAGGTGGAGCACCGTTGGGGGCGCCGCCGAGGAGAATCCCGGCGGCGATGCGGCGGGGGAGCGGTAGCGCTTTGGCGATTTCGGTTGCGGAGGCACGAGGGATTCGAAGTCGAGTGTTTGGGACTGTTCGGGAAGGAAATTAGGGTTTGGATTTGAACTGGGAGAGGTGGTTTGATCAGGATTTGGCCATGGAGGTGAAGCGCATGCTGAAAGCGTAGCCATTGAAGAATGAAAGAAGAGAGTGATCGATTTGTTTCAAATCAAAGGATTAAAAAACTGAAATATTCTCAGCTTCCTTCTCCCGCTAAGCACGCAAGATTACCCTACTCACTACTTTCAGAGTACTACTTACTTAATATTAACAGatatttctttatcttttagttGTAATCTTGTGCGTTAATAACGGAACCCGCTACTTGAAACTCAAAGACAAAATCAATTTGGTTGGATGGAAACCGGGTCGGGTCAACTTTATGTGCAtctcaaaaaatataaaacacccgCCACCGACGGGTCGAACTCGGGTCACCCGAGTACCTTAAAAAAAGGTcacgccgttgccggggatcgAACCCGGGTCACCCGCGTGACAGGCGGGAATACTCACCACTATACTACAACGACTGGATGAATGTTCAAagaattttaaatatcaaatatcttAAAGTATTGAATCCCGTAATGTAAacctgaaaaagaaaagaaacggTACGCCGTTGCCGAGAATCGAACCCGGGTCACCCGGTTGACTGGCCGGGAATACTTACCACTATACTACAACGACTTGATATGTTTTGTAACTTTTCGAAAATTCAGCCCATCgtcttaaaattttacaaagttCTTATGTAAATTTAATGTCCATTTTCGTATGTTGCCTATCTAGTACAATAATTTTGAGCATATTAGAATTTGGcgaattttatttcatttactctaggattaaattatttacatttctgtaataatttataaaaactacatttatattatttaaaagttattttatgtaataaacaGTTTTAAGTAAGTTGAAAATATGTATTATCTATACATGTATGATTGGTCTGCCTAATGTAATCAACCGAAGATTTAGTTCATGTATGTGTGGTTTAGCACGCAACATCCCTTATACACTACTACAATTCAACATTTTTGCCAAATAAATgacaaattgaatttttatggtataattgtaatataatgtttattaaatactttaagTAAATCGTAATCCGTATCGTGAAGGTAGAGTTTGATGAGAATGGTGTTTTAAGAGAGATAAGCATTTGGTTGGATTGTCAAATTTTTGGAATCGTGACTTTTTActcaagataatcaattattgccTCATGGAATCAATTTTGGAAAGCTGGAAACCGAGATGCTTTGGAATAGATTATGGATTCTATTAACttcaagttaattttttaactaaataaattattttatattaactttaattataagggaaaaatataatattaaattttaatatataatttttttttatcttacattcgtaaaatcattaacaatttctGTCTTTAAATCTTcactttatcttcaaatttatctTTGGAAATAAACCAagtcttaaaaaataaaacaagagttttaaattccaaaaaagataatatttgaaGTGCTAAAATTGATCCAGACAATGCTATctcaataaatttgaaataaaaacaattattatttattaatattaaggATCTTTACTGTTAGTgttgaaaaagattaaaaataaattgatattaaattattttatagtagTTATTTGACTGAAAAGTTATACAAGTGTGAAAATTATCGTGTAACAAGTAAATAGAAATAAACTACAGTCTTCTTTAGATGTTCATAACACATTGGATCCTTTAGTGTTATTATATTACTAAACAGAATTTCTTAGGAGAGTACATATTGATATCATATGGAAAATcaaactattatatattttgaatcagtatacttttattttattttatttctgttacTGTGAAGATATCAATGTTGATGATTAACATGgtgaaaaaaatcataataagaGGGTTTCTGATGCAACAAGGAAAAGTATTGTGCTAGCGTGCATTTGTTCAGGTGACGGATTCCTATTGTATTgcatttgaaaatgttgtgtaACATAAGTATCACCCTAGGTATAAACCAAAGGCATACATAG
This sequence is a window from Vigna angularis cultivar LongXiaoDou No.4 chromosome 2, ASM1680809v1, whole genome shotgun sequence. Protein-coding genes within it:
- the LOC108329794 gene encoding autophagy-related protein 18a, producing MATLSACASPPWPNPDQTTSPSSNPNPNFLPEQSQTLDFESLVPPQPKSPKRYRSPAASPPGFSSAAPPTVLHLAFNQDQACFSAATDNGFRIYNCNPFSEQFRREFDGGGIGHVAMLFRCNIIALVGGGPNPHYPPNKVMIWDDHEGCCIGDLSPRAAVRSVRLRRDRIIVAVEQRILVYNFQDLNLLHQIETYPNPKGLCAVSQLSDSFVLACLGLQKGQIRVEHYSQKKTKFISAHDSRITCFALTLDGQLIATASSKGTLIRIFDTVQGTLLQEVRRGANVAEIYSLAFSSTARWLAVSSDKGTVHVFSLKVNSSISEEEKPQNPSNSDTAITPSNSSRSFIKFKGVLPKYFNSEWSVAQFRLQEGSHYIVAFGHEKNTVIILGIDGSFYRCQFDPVHGGEMTQLEYHNFLKPATETTM